A single window of Archangium gephyra DNA harbors:
- a CDS encoding peroxiredoxin, translated as MLTVGDKIPAFNLTAVVSLEKGKEFKDINQDSYKGKWLVLFSWPKDFTFICPTEIAEFGKRDKDFQDRNAQVLGLSTDSEYVHHAWRTHHPDLKGLPFPMLADIKRELSAGLGILHKDAGVALRATFIVDPQGIIRHVSVNDLSVGRNVSETLRTLDAFQTDELCPCNWQKGEETLTKKLAKAG; from the coding sequence ATGCTGACCGTTGGCGACAAGATCCCCGCGTTCAACCTCACGGCCGTCGTGAGCCTGGAGAAGGGCAAGGAGTTCAAGGACATCAACCAGGACAGCTACAAGGGCAAGTGGCTGGTGCTCTTCTCCTGGCCCAAGGACTTCACCTTCATCTGCCCCACCGAGATCGCCGAGTTCGGCAAGCGGGACAAGGACTTCCAGGACCGCAACGCGCAGGTGCTGGGCCTGAGCACCGACAGCGAGTACGTGCACCACGCGTGGCGCACGCACCACCCGGACCTCAAGGGTCTGCCCTTCCCGATGCTGGCGGACATCAAGCGCGAGCTGAGCGCGGGCCTGGGCATCCTGCACAAGGACGCGGGCGTGGCGCTGCGCGCGACCTTCATCGTGGACCCCCAGGGCATCATCCGGCACGTGTCGGTGAATGATCTGTCGGTGGGCCGCAACGTGAGCGAGACGCTGCGCACGCTGGACGCGTTCCAGACGGACGAGCTGTGCCCCTGCAACTGGCAGAAGGGCGAGGAGACGCTCACCAAGAAGCTGGCGAAGGCGGGGTAA
- a CDS encoding DoxX family protein, with translation MRFERLLSSEAPPATLLIRVMVGAVFLSEGIQKFLYPGELGVGRFTKIGLPAPEVLAPFVGVVELVGGTLLLLGLLTRLAAVPLIIDMLVAIASTKVPILLSRGFWSMAHESRTDFSMLLGALFLLLVGAGPWSVDARLSAGAERRK, from the coding sequence ATGCGCTTCGAGCGACTGCTGTCCAGCGAGGCTCCGCCCGCGACACTGCTCATCCGGGTGATGGTGGGTGCGGTCTTCCTGTCCGAGGGCATCCAGAAGTTCCTCTACCCGGGGGAGCTGGGAGTGGGCCGCTTCACGAAGATCGGCCTGCCCGCGCCCGAGGTGCTGGCGCCCTTCGTCGGGGTGGTGGAGCTCGTCGGAGGCACGCTGCTGCTGCTCGGCCTGCTGACGCGGCTGGCGGCGGTGCCGCTGATCATCGACATGCTGGTGGCCATCGCCAGCACGAAGGTGCCCATCCTGCTGAGTCGTGGCTTCTGGAGCATGGCGCACGAGTCCCGGACGGACTTCTCCATGCTGCTCGGCGCCCTCTTCCTGCTGCTCGTCGGGGCGGGGCCGTGGTCCGTGGACGCGAGGCTGTCGGCCGGAGCGGAGCGGCGGAAGTGA
- a CDS encoding sigma 54-interacting transcriptional regulator: MADDIVSVTRNGLRQEARDLVELAASEEAVAELLRRGLDWLTRVVRFDLATLFLLREGKLVAVAARGPLASDKVRRHELKLTDFPTLRQALETRRARAFTQEDHSHGDGDPFDGVLDLPPGHSCMVVPLCAGESCYGLLTLDRTECETYPRELVELVEVYGQMLATTLQETQQKSTLERLHRREHEHARLLEAQLGGDEVGVLETSRSAAVRELARRARQVAETETPVLLLGETGTGKERLARAVHRWSPRAEAPFVTLNCAAIPAGLLESELFGHVKGAFTGATRDRAGRFQMAHGGTLFLDEVGELPVELQAKLLRALQEKTFEPVGSDRTVRADVRILAATHVDLQQAIAQRRFREDLFYRLSVFPLRLPPLRERLEDLPQLCVALLEEQARRTGRRGVKVTAEGIVRLAAYDWPGNIRELANALERATILSRKPELGAESFDLPLRAPGAKAAAEAPPLVEGAVPTLEEVQRQHILRVLTLTQGRIYGPGGAAALLGLKPSTLQSRMKKLGITRLEQYVAVTPNLEES, translated from the coding sequence ATGGCGGATGACATCGTTTCTGTGACGCGAAATGGATTGCGGCAGGAAGCCCGGGACCTCGTCGAGCTGGCGGCCTCGGAGGAGGCGGTGGCGGAGCTGCTGCGCCGGGGCCTGGACTGGCTCACCCGGGTGGTGCGCTTCGACCTGGCCACGCTCTTCTTGCTGCGAGAAGGAAAGCTGGTGGCGGTGGCGGCGCGGGGGCCCCTGGCCTCGGACAAGGTGCGGCGCCACGAGCTGAAGCTGACGGACTTCCCCACGCTGCGCCAGGCGCTGGAGACGCGCCGGGCCCGCGCCTTCACCCAGGAGGACCACTCGCACGGGGACGGAGATCCGTTCGACGGGGTGTTGGACCTGCCGCCGGGGCACTCGTGCATGGTGGTGCCGCTGTGCGCGGGGGAGAGCTGCTACGGCCTGCTGACGTTGGACCGGACGGAGTGCGAGACGTACCCGCGGGAGCTGGTGGAGCTGGTGGAGGTGTACGGGCAGATGCTGGCCACCACGCTCCAGGAGACGCAGCAGAAGAGCACCCTGGAGCGGCTGCACCGGCGGGAGCACGAGCACGCGCGGCTGCTGGAGGCGCAGCTGGGCGGGGACGAGGTGGGGGTGCTGGAGACGTCGCGGAGCGCGGCGGTGCGCGAGCTGGCGCGGCGGGCGCGGCAGGTGGCGGAGACGGAGACGCCGGTGCTGCTGCTGGGCGAGACGGGCACGGGCAAGGAGCGGCTGGCGCGGGCGGTGCACCGCTGGAGCCCCCGGGCCGAGGCGCCCTTCGTGACGCTCAACTGCGCGGCCATCCCCGCGGGGCTGCTGGAGAGCGAGCTGTTCGGCCACGTGAAGGGGGCCTTCACCGGCGCCACGCGGGACCGGGCCGGGCGCTTCCAGATGGCGCATGGGGGCACGCTCTTCCTGGACGAGGTGGGCGAGCTGCCCGTGGAGCTTCAGGCCAAGCTGCTGCGCGCCCTGCAGGAGAAGACCTTCGAGCCGGTGGGCAGTGACCGGACGGTGCGCGCGGACGTGCGCATCCTCGCGGCCACGCACGTGGACCTGCAGCAGGCCATTGCCCAGCGGCGCTTCCGGGAGGACCTCTTCTACCGGTTGAGCGTCTTCCCGCTGCGGCTGCCTCCCCTGCGCGAGCGGCTGGAGGATCTGCCCCAGCTGTGCGTCGCCCTCCTGGAGGAGCAGGCGCGGCGCACCGGACGGCGCGGGGTGAAGGTGACGGCGGAGGGGATTGTCCGCCTGGCGGCGTACGACTGGCCGGGCAACATCCGCGAGCTGGCCAACGCGCTGGAGCGGGCCACCATCCTGTCGCGCAAGCCGGAGCTGGGGGCCGAGTCCTTTGATCTGCCCCTGCGTGCACCGGGGGCGAAGGCCGCCGCGGAGGCTCCGCCGCTGGTGGAGGGCGCGGTGCCCACGCTGGAGGAGGTGCAGCGCCAGCACATCCTGCGCGTGCTGACGCTGACGCAGGGCCGCATCTACGGCCCGGGTGGCGCGGCGGCGTTGTTGGGTCTCAAACCCTCCACCCTGCAGAGCCGGATGAAGAAGCTGGGCATCACCCGGCTGGAGCAGTACGTCGCGGTGACACCCAACCTGGAGGAGTCATGA
- a CDS encoding M13 family metallopeptidase, whose amino-acid sequence MNSKKPLRMSWAPTLGACLLLGCTATSRTTQPETAVQASKPRALGVDTKNFDPSVRPQDDFFRYVNGSWLKTAEIPADKARYGSFIELRDKSEAALRVIIEEAAATQGKKPGTDPQKVGDLYQSFMDTERIESLGLQPLRADLERIAALQDKQGLPELFAAFARMGVQAPLAVYVSQDPKQATRYIVQANQSGLGLPDRDYYFKQEPRFAETRAAYLTYIETLLGLAGEKDPAGAAKAILALETSLAEKHWDRVRNRDREATYNFKSTAELDQFTPGFSWSRYLKAMGAEKTPGVIVRQPDYFQALDAVLAKTPLPTLKQYLTFKLLDDLAPLLSAPFEQAEFVFRGKTLQGLQENRPRWKRGVEVVDGALGEVLGKLYVERHFSPQSKARMQELVKNLRVAFDQGIDQLEWMSPDTKTQAKAKLAKFNVKIGYPEKWRDYSALTVSKDDLVGNVKRATEFEVRRNMDKLGKPIDRLEWIMTPQTVNAYYSSTMNEIVFPAAILQPPFFNPEADDAVNYGGIGGVIGHEISHGFDDQGSRSDGEGNLRDWWTAQDKSAFQQRTGMLADQYSAFTPLQGMNLNGKLTLGENIGDLSGLTVAFKAYKLSLGGQEAPAIEGFTGDQRFFLGWAQVWRTLHRDDALRQLMLTDTHSPGEYRVNGVVRNMPEFYSAFGVKEGDGAYLPPEKRVKVW is encoded by the coding sequence ATGAACAGCAAGAAGCCCCTCCGCATGTCCTGGGCTCCCACGCTCGGGGCCTGCCTCCTCCTGGGATGCACGGCCACCTCGCGCACCACCCAGCCGGAAACGGCCGTCCAGGCCTCCAAGCCCCGGGCCCTCGGCGTCGACACCAAGAACTTCGATCCCAGTGTGCGCCCGCAGGATGACTTCTTCCGCTACGTCAATGGCTCGTGGCTGAAGACGGCGGAGATCCCCGCCGACAAGGCCCGCTACGGCTCCTTCATCGAGCTGCGCGACAAGAGCGAGGCCGCCCTGCGCGTCATCATCGAGGAGGCCGCCGCCACCCAGGGCAAGAAGCCCGGGACGGATCCCCAGAAGGTCGGCGACCTGTACCAGAGCTTCATGGACACCGAGCGCATCGAGTCGCTCGGCCTCCAGCCGCTGCGCGCGGACCTCGAGCGCATCGCCGCGCTCCAGGACAAGCAGGGGCTGCCCGAGCTGTTCGCCGCGTTCGCGCGCATGGGCGTGCAGGCGCCGCTCGCCGTGTACGTGAGCCAGGACCCGAAGCAGGCCACCCGCTACATCGTCCAGGCCAACCAGAGCGGGCTGGGCCTGCCGGATCGCGACTACTACTTCAAGCAGGAGCCGCGCTTCGCCGAGACGCGCGCCGCGTACCTCACGTACATCGAGACGCTGCTGGGTCTGGCGGGGGAGAAGGACCCGGCCGGTGCGGCCAAGGCCATCCTGGCGCTCGAGACGTCGCTCGCGGAGAAGCACTGGGACCGCGTGCGCAACCGTGATCGCGAGGCCACCTACAACTTCAAGAGCACGGCCGAGCTGGACCAGTTCACCCCAGGCTTCTCCTGGTCTCGCTACCTCAAGGCCATGGGCGCGGAGAAGACGCCGGGCGTCATCGTCCGCCAGCCGGACTACTTCCAGGCCCTGGACGCGGTGCTCGCCAAGACGCCGCTGCCCACGCTCAAGCAGTACCTCACCTTCAAGCTGCTCGACGACCTGGCGCCCCTGCTCAGCGCGCCCTTCGAGCAGGCCGAGTTCGTCTTCCGCGGCAAGACGCTCCAGGGACTCCAGGAGAACCGCCCCCGCTGGAAGCGCGGCGTGGAGGTCGTGGACGGCGCGCTGGGCGAGGTGCTCGGCAAGCTCTACGTGGAGCGCCACTTCAGCCCCCAGAGCAAGGCCCGCATGCAGGAGCTGGTGAAGAACCTGCGCGTCGCCTTCGACCAGGGCATCGACCAGCTCGAGTGGATGAGCCCGGACACCAAGACCCAGGCCAAGGCGAAGCTGGCGAAGTTCAACGTGAAGATCGGCTACCCGGAGAAGTGGCGGGACTACTCCGCGCTCACCGTCAGCAAGGACGACCTGGTGGGCAACGTGAAGCGCGCCACCGAGTTCGAGGTCCGCCGCAACATGGACAAGCTGGGCAAGCCCATCGACCGGCTCGAGTGGATCATGACGCCGCAGACGGTGAATGCCTACTACAGCTCGACGATGAACGAGATCGTCTTCCCGGCCGCCATCCTCCAGCCTCCCTTCTTCAATCCCGAGGCGGATGATGCCGTCAACTACGGCGGCATCGGCGGCGTCATCGGCCATGAGATCAGCCACGGCTTCGATGACCAGGGCAGCCGCTCCGACGGGGAGGGCAACCTGCGCGACTGGTGGACCGCGCAGGACAAGTCCGCCTTCCAGCAGCGCACCGGCATGCTGGCGGACCAGTACTCCGCCTTCACCCCGCTGCAGGGGATGAACCTCAACGGCAAGCTGACGCTGGGCGAGAACATCGGCGATCTGAGCGGCCTGACCGTGGCTTTCAAGGCCTACAAGCTGTCGCTGGGGGGCCAGGAGGCTCCGGCCATCGAGGGCTTCACCGGTGACCAGCGCTTCTTCCTCGGCTGGGCCCAGGTGTGGCGCACGCTGCACCGCGACGATGCCCTGCGGCAGCTGATGCTCACGGACACGCACTCGCCCGGCGAGTACCGGGTGAACGGCGTGGTGCGCAACATGCCCGAGTTCTACTCCGCCTTCGGCGTGAAGGAGGGCGACGGCGCGTACCTGCCTCCCGAGAAGCGCGTGAAGGTCTGGTAG
- the dps gene encoding DNA starvation/stationary phase protection protein Dps: protein MYRSPSPLSEQTRSAVSATLNERLADGLDLHSQIKVAHWNIKGPQFAALHPLFETFAVSLAAHNDSVAERAVTLGGRAYGTSRHVAKTSRLPDYPQDTSKDLEHVRLLADRIESYLTGVRDSRKVAEQHQDTDTVDLLTGIITEFEKHAWFLRASLEG, encoded by the coding sequence ATGTATCGCAGCCCGAGTCCCCTCTCCGAGCAGACCCGCTCCGCCGTCTCCGCCACGCTCAACGAGCGGTTGGCCGATGGTCTGGATCTCCACAGTCAAATCAAGGTCGCCCACTGGAACATCAAGGGCCCGCAGTTCGCGGCGCTCCACCCCCTCTTCGAGACGTTCGCGGTGAGCCTGGCGGCCCACAACGACTCGGTGGCCGAGCGCGCCGTGACGCTGGGCGGCAGGGCGTACGGCACCAGCCGGCACGTGGCGAAGACGAGCCGCCTGCCGGACTACCCGCAGGACACGTCGAAGGACCTGGAGCACGTGCGGCTGCTGGCCGACCGCATCGAGTCCTACCTGACGGGCGTGCGCGACAGCCGCAAGGTGGCCGAGCAGCACCAGGACACGGACACGGTGGACCTGCTCACCGGCATCATCACCGAGTTCGAGAAGCACGCCTGGTTCCTGCGCGCCTCGCTGGAGGGCTGA
- a CDS encoding DUF3014 domain-containing protein: MSDPQQPQGTPTGAPAPGPSRKPIVLAMAALAVVGAGLLWFALRGKPEVPEPAAPSSPPVAAAPTPDAQQAAPTTPTVPLPPLGQSDARVRELVGPLSPIPELAKWLASTEDLVRRFTTAAGNIAEGESPRAALSFMAPVGTFQVVEREGHTFIAPESYARYDVVSRVFSSLDTQASVRTYQTLKPLIDGAYKEISRPGQRFEQTLSNAIQRLLDTPVPEGELEVVDTPGVNYAYAAPELEQLSAAQKHLLRMGPANARAIQTKLRELQGALALPRASR; this comes from the coding sequence ATGAGCGATCCGCAGCAGCCCCAGGGGACACCCACTGGCGCACCGGCGCCCGGTCCCTCGCGCAAGCCCATCGTGTTGGCCATGGCCGCCCTCGCCGTGGTGGGCGCGGGCCTCCTCTGGTTCGCCCTGCGCGGCAAGCCGGAGGTTCCGGAGCCCGCCGCCCCGTCGTCTCCACCCGTGGCCGCGGCCCCCACGCCCGACGCGCAGCAGGCGGCTCCCACCACGCCCACGGTGCCGCTGCCTCCGCTGGGCCAGAGCGATGCCCGCGTGCGCGAGCTCGTGGGACCGCTGTCTCCCATCCCCGAGCTGGCGAAGTGGCTCGCCTCCACCGAGGACCTCGTCCGGCGCTTCACCACGGCCGCCGGCAACATCGCCGAGGGCGAGAGCCCCCGTGCCGCGCTCTCCTTCATGGCGCCCGTCGGGACCTTCCAGGTCGTCGAGCGCGAGGGCCACACCTTCATCGCCCCCGAGAGCTACGCCCGCTATGACGTGGTGTCGCGCGTCTTCTCCTCGCTGGACACGCAGGCCAGTGTGCGGACGTACCAGACGCTCAAGCCGCTCATCGACGGGGCCTACAAGGAGATCAGCCGTCCCGGCCAGCGCTTCGAGCAGACGCTCTCCAACGCCATCCAGCGGCTGCTCGACACGCCGGTGCCCGAGGGCGAGCTGGAGGTGGTGGACACGCCGGGGGTGAACTACGCCTACGCGGCCCCGGAGTTGGAGCAGCTCAGCGCCGCGCAGAAGCACCTGCTGCGCATGGGGCCGGCCAACGCCCGCGCCATCCAGACGAAGCTGCGTGAATTGCAGGGCGCGCTCGCGCTGCCCCGCGCCAGCCGCTGA
- a CDS encoding GNAT family N-acetyltransferase has translation MSHEEIHESNAQLYGSWRFFARNSVAGEVLDLPEVSIASSNVSWSMMNAAFLPAPVETEEALERAATTAARHLAPKGRGWMLALCEDQVPPRLRGRAGELFAPHGLKLSMVATGMVAERLTPSLRPQPVMELRQARDSRGRCDLADVNSRCYDVPIPTGREAFDVPGLFQGDGKGFVGYRHGEAATSAAVIRVDGVAYISMVATLPSHRQLGCAEAIMRHALTEAERAWGIQRTVLHATPAGLPVYLRLGYRPVTRFHFYMAEPARDR, from the coding sequence ATGTCCCACGAAGAGATCCACGAGTCCAACGCCCAGCTGTACGGTTCCTGGCGCTTCTTCGCCAGGAACAGCGTCGCCGGAGAAGTGCTCGACCTGCCCGAGGTGAGCATCGCGTCGAGCAACGTCTCCTGGTCGATGATGAACGCGGCCTTCCTCCCGGCTCCGGTGGAGACGGAGGAGGCCCTGGAACGGGCGGCCACCACCGCCGCCCGGCACCTGGCCCCCAAGGGACGGGGATGGATGCTCGCCCTCTGTGAGGACCAGGTGCCTCCCCGGCTGCGCGGACGGGCCGGGGAGCTGTTCGCCCCCCACGGGTTGAAGCTGTCCATGGTGGCCACCGGCATGGTGGCCGAGCGCCTCACGCCCAGCCTGCGGCCACAGCCGGTGATGGAGCTTCGCCAGGCCAGGGACTCCCGGGGGCGGTGCGACCTCGCCGACGTCAACTCACGCTGCTACGACGTGCCGATTCCCACGGGGCGCGAGGCCTTCGACGTACCGGGCCTCTTCCAGGGGGACGGCAAGGGCTTCGTCGGCTACCGCCACGGAGAGGCCGCCACCAGCGCGGCCGTCATCCGGGTGGACGGCGTGGCCTACATCTCGATGGTGGCCACCCTGCCCTCGCACCGTCAGCTCGGCTGTGCCGAGGCCATCATGCGCCACGCGCTCACCGAGGCGGAGCGCGCGTGGGGGATTCAACGCACGGTGCTGCACGCCACTCCGGCGGGCCTGCCCGTGTACCTCCGCCTGGGCTACCGGCCCGTGACGCGCTTCCACTTCTACATGGCGGAGCCCGCGCGGGACCGGTGA
- a CDS encoding prolyl oligopeptidase family serine peptidase, producing MKLRAFSAAACALWLTHCSHAPTQLEAQAPSASQPSTAPAASSTASAPSQASSRPSYPAARKDNVVDDYHGTQVADPYRWLENPDSPESRQWIEAQNQLAFGYLEKIPLRAQIKQRMTELWDYEKYGVPWREGNRYFFHRNNGLQAQSVLFTADSLEAEPRVLIDPNTLSADGTVALSGLDITDDGNLMAYGVASAGSDWKELRVRDVRTGKDLPDIIKWVKFSGASWTKDGKGFFYSRYDEPKAAEAMSGANYYQKLYFHKLGTPQAEDVLVYERKDKKEWGFGGFVSDDGRYLLINVWLGTEPKNLIFYKDLKDPKAPVVELLKDWEAEYDYVGNDGTLFWFKTDLEAPRGRVVAIDLRKPERKNWKEIIPQGEETLSHVNLVNNQFIANVMKDAHSQVRLYSLEGKAKGELALPGLGTTFGFGGKRQDTETFYAYSSYTTPTTIYRYDLKAGQSQVFKAPKVKFDPSQYETTQIFYTSKDGTRVPMFLSHKKGLKLDGTNPTMLYGYGGFNAAMTPGFSVANLVWMEQGGVYAVANLRGGGEYGREWHLAGTKLKKQNVFDDFIAAAEWLIANKYTSTQRLAISGRSNGGLLVGAAVTQRPDLFGVALPGVGVMDMLRFHKFTIGWGWTSDYGSSENPEEFKAIYAYSPLHNLKPGTRYPAMLVHTADHDDRVVPGHSFKFTAAAQAAQAGEAPVLIRIETKAGHGAGKPTGKIIEEYTDLWAFSLQQMGLGGGQAVAAEQVR from the coding sequence ATGAAACTCCGCGCTTTCTCCGCCGCCGCGTGCGCCCTCTGGCTCACGCACTGCAGCCATGCTCCGACGCAGCTGGAGGCCCAGGCCCCCAGCGCGTCCCAGCCGTCCACCGCACCCGCCGCTTCCAGCACGGCGAGCGCTCCCTCCCAGGCCTCCTCGCGCCCGAGCTATCCCGCCGCGCGCAAGGACAACGTGGTCGACGACTACCACGGCACCCAGGTGGCCGATCCGTACCGCTGGCTGGAGAATCCCGACTCGCCCGAGTCCCGCCAGTGGATCGAGGCCCAGAATCAGCTCGCCTTTGGTTATCTGGAGAAGATCCCCCTCCGCGCGCAGATCAAGCAGCGGATGACCGAGCTGTGGGACTACGAGAAGTACGGCGTGCCCTGGCGTGAGGGCAATCGCTACTTCTTCCACCGCAACAACGGCCTGCAGGCCCAGTCCGTGCTCTTCACGGCCGACTCGCTCGAGGCCGAGCCCCGCGTCCTGATCGATCCGAACACGCTGTCCGCCGATGGCACGGTGGCCTTGTCGGGCCTCGACATCACCGACGATGGCAACCTGATGGCGTACGGCGTGGCCTCCGCCGGCAGCGACTGGAAGGAGCTGCGCGTGCGTGACGTGCGCACGGGCAAGGATCTGCCGGACATCATCAAGTGGGTGAAGTTCTCCGGCGCCTCCTGGACGAAGGACGGCAAGGGCTTCTTCTACAGCCGCTATGACGAGCCCAAGGCCGCCGAGGCCATGAGCGGCGCCAACTACTACCAGAAGCTCTATTTCCACAAGCTGGGCACGCCGCAGGCCGAGGACGTCCTCGTCTACGAGCGCAAGGACAAGAAGGAGTGGGGCTTCGGCGGCTTCGTCTCCGACGACGGGCGCTACCTGCTCATCAACGTCTGGCTCGGCACCGAGCCGAAGAACCTCATCTTCTACAAGGACCTGAAGGATCCCAAGGCCCCGGTCGTCGAGCTGCTCAAGGACTGGGAGGCGGAGTACGACTACGTCGGCAACGACGGCACGCTCTTCTGGTTCAAGACGGACCTGGAGGCGCCGCGTGGCCGTGTCGTCGCCATCGATCTGCGCAAGCCGGAGCGCAAGAACTGGAAGGAGATCATCCCCCAGGGCGAGGAGACGCTGTCGCACGTCAACCTCGTCAACAACCAGTTCATCGCCAACGTGATGAAGGACGCGCACTCGCAGGTGCGGCTGTACTCGCTCGAGGGCAAGGCCAAGGGCGAGCTGGCGCTGCCCGGCCTGGGCACCACCTTCGGTTTCGGCGGCAAGCGCCAGGACACGGAGACCTTCTACGCCTACTCCAGCTACACCACGCCGACCACCATCTACCGCTATGACCTGAAGGCCGGACAGAGCCAGGTGTTCAAGGCGCCGAAGGTGAAGTTCGACCCGTCGCAGTACGAGACGACGCAGATCTTCTACACGAGCAAGGATGGCACCCGCGTCCCCATGTTCCTCAGCCACAAGAAGGGGCTGAAGCTGGATGGGACGAACCCCACGATGCTGTACGGCTATGGTGGCTTCAACGCCGCGATGACGCCGGGCTTCAGCGTGGCCAACCTGGTGTGGATGGAGCAGGGCGGTGTCTATGCCGTGGCCAACCTGCGCGGCGGTGGCGAGTACGGCCGGGAGTGGCACCTGGCCGGCACGAAGCTGAAGAAGCAGAACGTCTTCGACGACTTCATCGCCGCGGCCGAGTGGCTCATCGCCAACAAGTACACCTCGACCCAGCGCCTGGCCATCTCCGGCCGCTCCAACGGTGGCCTGCTGGTGGGCGCGGCGGTGACGCAGCGTCCGGACCTGTTCGGCGTGGCCCTGCCGGGCGTGGGCGTGATGGACATGCTGCGCTTCCACAAGTTCACCATCGGCTGGGGCTGGACGAGCGACTACGGCTCCTCGGAGAACCCGGAGGAGTTCAAGGCCATCTACGCGTACTCGCCGCTGCACAACCTGAAGCCGGGCACGCGCTACCCCGCCATGCTCGTCCACACCGCGGACCACGATGACCGCGTGGTGCCGGGCCACAGCTTCAAGTTCACCGCGGCCGCCCAGGCGGCGCAGGCCGGTGAGGCCCCGGTGCTCATCCGCATCGAGACCAAGGCCGGTCACGGCGCGGGCAAGCCCACCGGGAAGATCATCGAGGAGTACACGGACCTGTGGGCCTTCTCGCTGCAGCAGATGGGGCTGGGCGGCGGTCAGGCCGTTGCCGCCGAGCAGGTGCGCTGA
- a CDS encoding carboxymuconolactone decarboxylase family protein, whose product MASLEVVRGELTDAHRDTRLNLQSVLENNSLTPEQRWGVAVGSAFAARNELIKKAMLHEARQALGEKADPVIEDARAAASLMGMNNVYYRFRHMVGKESYSTKRAGLRMNRLVQVLTNKVDFELVCLAVSAINGCETCVQAHEKVVIEGGLSEDQVHDAVRIASVVHAAAVGLES is encoded by the coding sequence ATGGCGTCGCTCGAAGTCGTTCGTGGTGAGCTGACGGATGCCCACCGGGACACCCGGCTGAACCTCCAGTCCGTGCTGGAGAACAACAGCCTCACCCCCGAGCAGCGCTGGGGGGTGGCGGTGGGCAGTGCCTTCGCGGCTCGTAACGAGCTCATCAAGAAGGCCATGCTGCACGAGGCCCGTCAGGCGCTGGGCGAGAAGGCCGATCCCGTCATCGAGGACGCGCGCGCCGCGGCCTCGCTGATGGGGATGAACAACGTCTACTACCGGTTCCGTCACATGGTGGGGAAGGAGTCCTACTCCACCAAGCGGGCCGGCCTGCGGATGAACCGGCTGGTGCAGGTGCTCACCAACAAGGTGGACTTCGAGCTCGTCTGCCTGGCGGTGAGCGCCATCAACGGCTGCGAGACGTGCGTCCAGGCCCACGAGAAGGTCGTCATCGAGGGCGGCCTCTCCGAGGACCAGGTGCACGACGCGGTCCGCATCGCCTCGGTCGTCCACGCGGCGGCGGTGGGCCTCGAGTCGTAG